A stretch of Kaistella flava (ex Peng et al. 2021) DNA encodes these proteins:
- a CDS encoding glycosyltransferase family 2 protein, giving the protein MISVIIPMYNAEKVIVNALDSVKNQTSKHDFEILVVNDGSADKSKEVVETYIQQNPELNILLINQENGGVSKARNTGLEVSKGDYIALLDSDDEWYPQKTERQISVLENGNLVVDFIGSRRTNHEILYPYKIDKNNLALITFRKLMFRNETQPSTVIFKRKVLNNSGLFDGNQRYSEDLNYWLKVSEHNKMYILNEELVLTGAGKRTFGVSGLSANLVEMEKGFQKNLKEVFKLKRIGIAEYIGYFIFYKLKYIFRISRNKMLKFQGK; this is encoded by the coding sequence ATGATTTCGGTAATTATTCCCATGTACAATGCAGAAAAGGTTATTGTTAATGCCTTAGATTCTGTTAAAAATCAAACTTCGAAACATGATTTCGAAATTCTGGTTGTCAATGATGGTTCTGCCGATAAAAGTAAGGAAGTGGTTGAAACTTATATTCAACAAAATCCCGAACTTAATATTCTATTAATTAACCAAGAAAACGGCGGAGTTTCTAAAGCCAGAAATACTGGTTTAGAAGTGTCTAAAGGTGATTATATCGCTTTGTTAGATTCAGATGATGAATGGTATCCACAGAAAACAGAAAGACAAATTAGTGTTTTAGAAAACGGGAATTTAGTAGTCGATTTTATAGGATCTCGAAGAACGAATCATGAAATTCTTTATCCTTACAAAATTGATAAAAATAATCTTGCACTCATTACTTTTCGTAAATTAATGTTCAGAAATGAAACGCAACCATCTACCGTTATTTTTAAACGTAAAGTTTTAAATAATAGTGGTTTGTTTGATGGGAACCAGCGATATTCTGAAGATTTGAATTATTGGTTAAAAGTTTCCGAGCATAATAAAATGTACATTTTAAATGAAGAACTGGTTTTGACTGGTGCTGGGAAAAGAACCTTTGGCGTTTCCGGACTATCTGCGAATTTGGTAGAAATGGAAAAAGGTTTTCAGAAAAATTTGAAAGAAGTTTTTAAATTAAAGAGAATTGGTATCGCTGAGTATATTGGATATTTCATTTTTTATAAATTGAAGTACATCTTTAGAATTAGCAGAAATAAAATGTTAAAATTTCAAGGAAAATAG